In Phormidium yuhuli AB48, one genomic interval encodes:
- a CDS encoding CPBP family intramembrane glutamic endopeptidase translates to MGVTAVILMIVSKLWLRFGSVQLLPLSWNPEQAALGVALSLGITLASSLLYRVWGAYRESAQFYLNLAIAPLAWLDLVWLGLLPGMSEELLFRGVMLPAIGLNPLGLVISSVLFGILHISGRRQWAYTTWATIVGLLLGLSAILTGNLLVPIIAHIVTNWLSGFIWKWRYAHQET, encoded by the coding sequence ATGGGGGTTACTGCTGTTATCCTGATGATTGTCTCCAAACTCTGGCTACGGTTTGGCAGTGTACAACTCTTACCCCTGTCTTGGAACCCGGAACAAGCGGCCCTAGGGGTGGCCTTAAGTCTAGGAATCACCCTGGCCAGTTCTCTTCTCTATCGCGTCTGGGGGGCCTATCGAGAAAGTGCCCAGTTCTACCTCAACCTTGCCATTGCCCCTCTAGCCTGGTTGGACCTCGTCTGGCTGGGCCTACTTCCGGGAATGAGTGAAGAACTGCTATTTCGGGGGGTGATGTTACCGGCGATCGGTTTAAATCCCCTCGGATTAGTCATCTCTAGCGTCTTATTTGGCATTCTCCACATCAGTGGTCGTCGTCAATGGGCCTATACCACTTGGGCGACCATTGTCGGTCTCTTGCTAGGCTTAAGTGCCATTCTCACAGGCAATCTTCTCGTTCCGATTATTGCCCATATTGTCACGAATTGGCTCTCAGGTTTTATCTGGAAATGGCGTTATGCTCATCAAGAAACTTAA
- a CDS encoding ATP-binding protein, whose amino-acid sequence MLTSFDIKNLGPIDSLCCRNLGQINLIIGGNGTGKTLLLKALYSTLKSLEMYQRGNEPKSLAELLSEKIYWTFQVGEIGELVRKQVQSSLSLKLSFSGETGEESIQYHFGKATSKTIQALTNEVSPRSSNSIFIPPKEVLSIYNLILESRERDRSFGFDDTYLDLVKALQTPPTRGKNYVQFANSRKNLGTIIGGKITYDTQTKSWQFKQGHKKIPIGVTAEGIKKISILDTLLGNRYLDANSVIFIDEPESALHPGAISQLLEIMVALSEAGLQFFLASHSYFVIKKLSVLAQKKPVTTIMILSTDGEAWEISNLADGLPENSIINESIRIYEEKLNLVLG is encoded by the coding sequence ATGCTGACATCATTTGACATTAAAAACCTGGGACCTATTGACTCTCTTTGCTGTCGCAACTTGGGACAAATAAACCTGATTATTGGAGGAAATGGAACGGGTAAGACCCTACTGCTCAAGGCTTTATACAGTACCCTCAAAAGCCTAGAAATGTATCAGCGAGGGAATGAGCCAAAATCTCTCGCTGAATTGCTTTCTGAAAAAATATATTGGACATTTCAAGTCGGAGAAATTGGAGAATTAGTTAGAAAACAGGTTCAATCTTCCCTATCTCTAAAACTCTCCTTTAGCGGAGAGACGGGGGAAGAAAGTATCCAATATCATTTCGGTAAAGCTACAAGTAAGACGATTCAAGCCCTTACTAATGAAGTCTCCCCTCGGTCGAGTAACTCAATTTTTATTCCTCCAAAAGAAGTTCTGTCAATTTACAATTTGATTTTAGAATCTCGGGAAAGAGACCGTAGCTTTGGCTTTGACGATACCTACTTGGATTTAGTGAAAGCCTTACAAACTCCTCCAACTCGGGGTAAAAATTATGTACAGTTTGCTAACTCTCGAAAAAATCTGGGCACTATCATCGGTGGTAAAATAACCTATGACACCCAAACAAAATCTTGGCAATTTAAACAAGGTCACAAAAAAATACCGATTGGTGTGACAGCAGAAGGTATCAAAAAAATATCAATTCTAGACACTCTATTAGGCAATCGTTACCTGGATGCAAACTCAGTTATTTTTATTGATGAACCGGAATCGGCACTCCATCCGGGGGCGATTTCGCAGCTATTGGAAATTATGGTAGCCTTATCTGAAGCCGGACTTCAGTTTTTTCTAGCCAGTCACTCCTACTTTGTGATTAAAAAGTTATCGGTCTTGGCACAAAAGAAACCCGTAACGACCATTATGATTCTCTCCACTGATGGAGAAGCTTGGGAAATCAGCAATCTCGCCGATGGTTTGCCAGAAAATTCTATTATCAATGAGTCGATTCGTATTTATGAAGAAAAACTAAACCTGGTTTTAGGGTAA
- a CDS encoding serine hydrolase: MSNPPPRRSSRYESWSRRQWRTRLQAGAGSRSPRQAVNNKVTPISSRRRRREGAVNLPTPQRRRVRREPMLGSSVSFPSRRGTSPYLHRGVPGQIPLPPPTPRPSRSGSPSGRSGSGTTRKTGGQAQNRTGSAVGTPRRRRRRRLPVPAPLLPMLYGARLAIAGIGLSAVAGTLMALWTPVPSEGSLEPRESVETATPGSLQRSLGRELTDLTSQLQELVAEYPELTPGLMVLDVRTGDYAQIGQDRPFAAASTIKIPILVAVLQAVDEGQVRLDERLRLEESHIAGGAGRLQDEVPGLELSVLEVATSMMVESDNTATNLIIDRLGGMEALSHRFRGWGMQETVLEDWLPDLQGTNQTTPRELAGLLAQIERGELLSMASRDRMLRIMMLTENNGLLPRGVGEGGVIAHKTGNLRFMLADVGLVDVVNGQRYVLVALVERPEYDDRAVELIRELSARVYGYFAP, encoded by the coding sequence ATGTCTAATCCGCCGCCCCGTCGTTCAAGTCGTTATGAAAGTTGGAGTCGCCGTCAATGGCGAACTCGGTTGCAGGCTGGGGCCGGGTCTCGTTCCCCTCGTCAGGCGGTTAATAATAAGGTAACGCCCATTTCCAGTCGGCGGCGACGACGGGAGGGAGCGGTGAATTTGCCCACTCCCCAGCGGCGACGAGTGCGGCGAGAGCCGATGTTGGGGAGTTCGGTCTCCTTTCCCTCCCGTCGTGGAACCAGTCCTTATCTACATCGAGGCGTTCCCGGACAAATTCCTCTCCCACCGCCGACACCGCGCCCAAGTCGTTCGGGGTCTCCGTCTGGACGTTCTGGCAGTGGGACGACCCGTAAAACCGGCGGTCAGGCCCAAAATCGGACCGGTTCAGCGGTGGGAACGCCCCGTCGTCGCCGTCGCCGTCGTCTGCCGGTTCCGGCCCCCCTGTTGCCGATGCTCTATGGGGCGCGGTTGGCGATTGCTGGGATTGGCTTGAGTGCGGTGGCGGGGACGTTGATGGCCCTGTGGACTCCGGTTCCCTCGGAGGGGTCACTGGAGCCGAGAGAGTCTGTGGAGACGGCGACTCCTGGCTCGTTGCAGCGGTCTCTGGGACGAGAGTTGACGGATTTGACGAGCCAGTTGCAGGAGTTGGTGGCGGAGTATCCTGAGCTGACACCGGGGTTGATGGTGTTGGATGTCAGGACAGGGGATTATGCTCAAATCGGCCAGGATAGACCCTTTGCGGCAGCGAGTACCATTAAGATTCCCATTTTGGTGGCCGTTTTGCAGGCGGTGGATGAAGGCCAGGTGCGCCTGGATGAGCGGTTACGGTTGGAGGAGTCCCATATTGCTGGGGGGGCCGGTCGTTTACAGGATGAAGTGCCAGGGTTGGAACTCTCAGTCTTGGAGGTGGCCACGTCGATGATGGTGGAGAGTGATAATACGGCCACGAATCTCATTATTGACCGTTTGGGGGGAATGGAGGCGTTGAGTCACCGCTTCCGTGGATGGGGAATGCAGGAGACGGTCTTAGAGGATTGGCTGCCGGATTTGCAGGGGACGAATCAGACCACGCCTCGGGAGTTGGCGGGCCTGTTGGCCCAGATTGAACGGGGGGAGTTGCTGTCGATGGCTAGTCGCGATCGGATGTTACGGATTATGATGCTGACGGAGAATAATGGGTTATTGCCCCGGGGTGTGGGAGAGGGGGGGGTAATTGCCCATAAGACGGGAAATCTGCGGTTTATGTTGGCGGATGTGGGATTGGTAGATGTGGTGAATGGTCAGCGGTATGTACTGGTGGCGTTGGTGGAACGTCCCGAGTATGACGACCGCGCCGTTGAGTTGATTCGGGAACTCTCGGCGCGGGTGTATGGGTATTTTGCACCCTGA
- a CDS encoding 2Fe-2S iron-sulfur cluster-binding protein, which produces MSNTYRVTLHHQGETYTIEVPESETILKVAHDQDIDLPSSCYAGVCTTCAAKILEGEVSQEDGMGVSPELQAEGYALLCVSYPKSDLVIETEKENEVYQQQFGQG; this is translated from the coding sequence ATGTCCAACACCTACCGCGTCACCCTACATCACCAAGGCGAAACCTACACCATTGAGGTTCCTGAGTCAGAAACCATCCTCAAGGTGGCCCATGACCAAGATATTGACCTCCCCAGTTCCTGTTATGCGGGGGTTTGTACGACCTGTGCGGCTAAAATCCTGGAAGGGGAAGTCTCTCAAGAGGATGGTATGGGGGTTAGCCCGGAACTGCAAGCGGAAGGCTATGCTCTGCTCTGTGTCTCTTATCCTAAATCGGATTTGGTGATTGAGACGGAGAAGGAAAACGAGGTGTACCAACAGCAGTTTGGTCAAGGCTAA
- a CDS encoding DUF2256 domain-containing protein: MGRKHTKSNLPQKVCPVCGRPFEWRKKWADCWDEVKYCSERCRRRR; this comes from the coding sequence ATGGGACGAAAACACACAAAGTCCAACTTACCTCAAAAGGTCTGTCCGGTTTGTGGTCGTCCCTTTGAGTGGCGCAAGAAATGGGCCGATTGCTGGGATGAGGTGAAATACTGTTCTGAACGCTGTCGCCGTCGCCGCTAG
- a CDS encoding DUF3326 domain-containing protein — protein MYTAVLIIPTGIGARIGGYAGDGIPVVRALSGVCDRLITHPNVLNAAQLYWSDPNIFYVEGLGLDRFAAGTWGLRPVVQNRVGLLLDAGIEPELRLRHLQAADAMRGSLGLGLTEYVVTDAPLGVQLRLAESGASWGTLDNPGSLLRGAKRLIEEAGAEAIAVVARFPDESPEQLQAYRSGSGVDAIAGAEAVISHLIVREFGIPAAHAPALSPLPPEANLSPRAAAEELGYTFLPCVLMGLSRAPQFVPAGDCRPQDVRSPDVDVVIVPEGACGGSAILSWSQGATQIITVAENSTQMRCPAASLGIEALSVRSYLEAIGAIAAHRSGVHPQALQPQIAPLTHL, from the coding sequence ATGTACACCGCTGTTCTGATTATCCCCACCGGTATCGGCGCTAGGATTGGGGGCTATGCGGGGGATGGGATTCCGGTGGTTCGGGCCCTGTCTGGGGTCTGCGATCGCCTCATTACCCATCCCAATGTCCTCAATGCAGCTCAACTCTATTGGTCTGACCCCAATATCTTCTATGTGGAAGGGTTGGGGTTGGATCGCTTTGCGGCGGGAACTTGGGGGTTGCGGCCGGTGGTGCAAAATCGGGTGGGCCTACTCCTCGATGCGGGGATTGAACCGGAGTTACGCTTACGCCATCTGCAAGCGGCGGATGCGATGCGGGGAAGTTTGGGACTCGGGTTAACGGAGTATGTGGTCACGGATGCGCCTCTGGGGGTGCAATTGCGGCTGGCGGAGTCGGGGGCCAGTTGGGGAACCTTGGACAATCCGGGGAGTTTACTGAGAGGGGCCAAACGGCTGATTGAGGAGGCGGGGGCGGAGGCGATCGCCGTGGTGGCCCGCTTTCCCGATGAGTCCCCGGAACAGCTACAAGCCTATCGTAGCGGCTCTGGGGTGGATGCGATCGCCGGTGCGGAAGCGGTCATTAGCCATCTCATCGTCCGCGAGTTCGGCATTCCAGCGGCCCACGCCCCGGCCCTATCCCCCCTCCCCCCGGAGGCGAATCTCTCCCCCCGGGCCGCCGCTGAGGAGTTAGGCTATACCTTCCTTCCCTGTGTCTTAATGGGCCTCAGTCGCGCCCCGCAATTTGTCCCGGCGGGAGATTGTCGGCCTCAGGATGTGCGATCGCCCGATGTGGATGTGGTGATTGTCCCGGAGGGGGCCTGTGGGGGGAGTGCTATCCTAAGTTGGAGTCAGGGCGCAACCCAAATCATTACCGTCGCCGAGAACTCAACCCAGATGCGTTGTCCCGCCGCCAGCTTGGGGATTGAGGCGTTATCGGTGCGATCGTATCTCGAAGCCATCGGGGCGATCGCCGCTCATCGCAGTGGCGTCCATCCCCAGGCCCTCCAACCCCAGATCGCCCCCCTCACGCATCTGTAA
- a CDS encoding RNA methyltransferase, translating into MTATALSPISIVLVEPAGALNVGSVARIMANLGLSRLLLVNPQCDPLSDEARQMAVHAQDILEGAIYVSSLAEALQGCQRVVATTARNRRLPTALEHPRQVLPWLLGTPSALVFGREDRGLSNEELNLAQRFARIPSTASYASLNLAQSVAICAYELYNLAGEPGSLGNQELIESPLEEVEAPIEAMEAYYDDLQDLLLNIGYLYPHTANARMEKFRRLHNRAHPSSQEVAMLRGILRQVNWAIEKGTGNREQGTGNREQGTGTREQG; encoded by the coding sequence ATGACTGCCACTGCCCTCTCCCCCATCTCAATTGTTCTCGTAGAACCCGCTGGCGCGTTGAACGTGGGGTCTGTTGCCCGGATTATGGCAAATTTGGGGTTGAGCCGTTTGCTGCTGGTCAATCCCCAATGTGACCCGCTCAGCGATGAGGCGCGACAGATGGCAGTTCATGCCCAGGACATCTTAGAGGGGGCTATTTACGTATCTAGTTTAGCCGAGGCCTTACAAGGCTGTCAGCGGGTGGTGGCTACAACCGCAAGGAATCGCCGTTTACCCACCGCCTTAGAACATCCCCGGCAGGTCTTACCCTGGCTTCTCGGAACCCCATCCGCCCTAGTGTTTGGGCGAGAAGACCGGGGATTGAGCAATGAGGAATTGAATCTGGCCCAACGCTTCGCCCGCATTCCCTCCACAGCCAGTTATGCGTCATTGAACTTAGCTCAGTCCGTGGCGATTTGTGCCTATGAACTGTATAACCTGGCGGGAGAACCGGGGTCTTTGGGCAATCAGGAGTTGATAGAGAGTCCCCTGGAAGAGGTAGAAGCTCCCATTGAGGCGATGGAAGCCTATTATGACGATTTGCAAGACCTCTTACTAAACATTGGCTATCTCTATCCCCATACCGCCAACGCCCGTATGGAGAAGTTCCGCCGTCTCCACAATCGGGCCCATCCCTCCTCTCAGGAAGTCGCCATGTTGCGGGGAATTTTACGTCAGGTGAATTGGGCGATAGAGAAGGGAACAGGGAACAGGGAACAGGGAACAGGGAATAGGGAACAGGGAACAGGGACCAGGGAACAGGGGTAA
- a CDS encoding inositol monophosphatase family protein, which produces MNSVTADQLQFFLDIATEAAQQGGAVLKSYWGKLEGVEEKGRSGDLVTVADKESEAKVLEVLQRHSPDCGILAEESGVLGNTESPFRWAIDPLDGTTNYAHQYPVCSVSIGLLIDGVPQVGVVYNPIREDLFQAATGIGATYNRQPMRVSTTKTLDRSLLVTGFAYDRRERDDNNYAEFCYLTHLTQGVRRGGSASLDLADVACGRIDGYWERGLSPWDLAAGIVLVREAGGVVTAYDQSPLDLSSGRLLATNGHLQSALSDRLAEVQPLGELPGIGRLSERSPV; this is translated from the coding sequence ATGAACTCCGTCACAGCCGACCAACTGCAATTCTTTCTGGACATCGCCACCGAAGCCGCTCAACAAGGGGGGGCTGTCCTAAAATCCTATTGGGGAAAACTCGAAGGCGTCGAAGAAAAAGGACGTTCTGGGGATTTGGTAACCGTCGCCGATAAAGAGTCTGAAGCCAAAGTTCTGGAGGTCTTGCAACGTCATAGCCCCGATTGTGGTATCCTCGCTGAAGAATCCGGGGTACTGGGCAATACAGAGAGTCCCTTCCGTTGGGCCATTGACCCCCTCGATGGAACCACCAACTACGCCCATCAATATCCCGTCTGTTCCGTCTCCATCGGCCTCCTCATCGATGGAGTTCCCCAAGTGGGAGTGGTGTATAACCCCATCCGAGAAGACCTCTTCCAAGCCGCCACAGGAATCGGGGCCACCTATAACCGCCAACCGATGCGCGTCTCGACCACGAAAACCCTCGATCGCAGTCTACTGGTTACCGGATTCGCCTATGATCGACGAGAACGGGACGATAACAACTATGCTGAATTTTGCTATCTGACCCATCTCACCCAGGGGGTTCGCCGAGGGGGGTCAGCCTCTTTAGACTTAGCCGATGTGGCCTGTGGCCGCATCGATGGCTATTGGGAACGGGGACTCTCTCCCTGGGATTTAGCCGCAGGAATCGTCCTGGTACGGGAAGCTGGAGGGGTGGTCACCGCCTATGACCAATCTCCCCTAGATTTATCCTCCGGACGACTGTTAGCGACCAATGGCCATCTCCAGTCTGCCCTAAGCGATCGCCTCGCTGAAGTGCAGCCCCTCGGAGAACTTCCGGGAATTGGTCGCCTCAGTGAGCGATCGCCCGTCTAA